The Lactuca sativa cultivar Salinas chromosome 2, Lsat_Salinas_v11, whole genome shotgun sequence genome includes a window with the following:
- the LOC111884020 gene encoding transcription factor MYB13, whose amino-acid sequence MVRAPCIDKNGMKKGAWSEEEDNKLRDYIERYGHWNWRELPKYAGLSRCGKSCRLRWMNYLRPSVKRGNFSKEEEDIIIKFHQEIGNKWSAIAAQLPGRSDNEIKNHWHTHLKKRSTKQNHHLVLVHELKQEQQEQQHHHQSSNIQQNRIINFASVVSTSSDNRVSNESTSSHRLSDDSMSRPSLQQQRLLFDLNQEYVESWEEDSKSKLGKEEFEC is encoded by the exons ATGGTGAGGGCACCTTGCATCGACAAAAATGGCATGAAAAAGGGTGCTTGGAGCGAAGAAGAAGATAATAAGCTACGGGATTACATTGAACGCTATGGCCACTGGAATTGGCGTGAACTTCCCAAATATGCCG GTTTGTCAAGGTGCGGCAAGAGTTGCAGATTGAGATGGATGAATTATCTTAGACCAAGTGTGAAACGCGGAAATTTCAgcaaggaagaagaagatatCATCATCAAATTTCATCAAGAGATTGGAAACAA ATGGTCTGCGATTGCAGCACAATTACCAGGAAGAAGTGACAACGAAATCAAGAACCACTGGCACACCCATTTGAAAAAACGAAGCACCAAACAAAATCACCACCTTGTTCTTGTTCATGAACTGAAACAAGAACAACAAGAACAACAACACCACCACCAAAGTTCAAACATTCAACAGAATCGGATTATAAACTTTGCTAGTGTTGTTTCAACATCAAGTGATAACAGAGTATCCAACGAATCAACATCATCTCATAGACTTTCAGATGATTCGATGTCACGTCCCTCGTTACAGCAGCAGCGGTTGTTATTTGATTTGAATCAAGAATATGTAGAGTCATGGGAGGAGGATTCTAAATCTAAATTAGGTAAGGAGGAGTTTGAATGTTGA